One genomic window of Cololabis saira isolate AMF1-May2022 chromosome 3, fColSai1.1, whole genome shotgun sequence includes the following:
- the rxrbb gene encoding retinoic acid receptor RXR-beta-B isoform X2, producing the protein MSSQQPNSSASNSPTSILGSPFSVISPSLNSPGISPSLGFGPISSSQISSSGPISGMHSVSSSEDIKPPFGLRSMSHSPGIMTSQKRLCVICGDRSSGKHYGVYSCEGCKGFFKRTVRKDLSYTCRDNKECLVDKRQRNRCQYCRYQKCLAMGMKREVQEERQRNREREGELDFGVGVNDEMPVEKILEAETAVEQKTELHSDGGSGGNSPHDAVSNMCQTADKQLFALVEWAKRIPHFSELPLDDQVILLRAGWNELLIASFSHRSIPLKDGVLLTSELQRDSLHTAGVGAIFDRESVQSAEVGAIFDRVLTELVNKMRDMQMDKTELGCLRAIVLFNPDAKGLSNTSEVELLREKVYASLESYCKQKYPEQQGRFAKLLLRLPALRSIGLKCLEHLFFFKLIGDTPIDTFLMEMLEAPHQLS; encoded by the exons ATGTCCTCACAGCAGCCCAACAGCTCAGCTTCCAACAGCCCTACCAGCATCTTGGGTTCTCCATTTTCAGTCATCAGCCCCTCTCTTAACTCGCCAGGGATCTCTCCCTCTTTGGGATTTGGACCCATCAGCAGCAGTCAG ATCTCTTCTTCAGGACCAATATCAGGGATGCATTCAGTCAGCAGCTCAGAAGATATCAAGCCTCCATTTGGCCTGAGGTCCATGTCACACAGCCCGGGAATAATGACATCTCAGAAACGACTGTGTGTGATCTGTGGAGACCGCTCCTCTG GAAAACATTACGGAGTGTACAGCTGTGAGGGTTGCAAAGGTTTTTTTAAGCGAACTGTGCGCAAAGACCTAAGCTACACCTGCAGGGACAACAAAGAGTGCCTGGTCGACAAACGCCAGCGCAATCGCTGCCAGTACTGCCGCTACCAGAAGTGCCTGGCCATGGGTATGAAGAGGGAAG TCCAGGAGGAGCGCCAGAGGAACCGAGAGCGTGAGGGAGAGCTGGATTTTGGTGTTGGGGTGAATGACGAGATGCCTGTGGAGAAGATCTTGGAGGCAGAGACGGCTGTGGAGCAGAAGACTGAGCTTCACTCTGATGGAGGCTCCGGGGGAAACTCG CCCCATGATGCTGTTTCCAACATGTGTCAGACTGCAGACAAACAGTTGTTTGCTTTGGTGGAGTGGGCAAAGAGGATCCCTCATTTCTCTGAACTGCCCCTTGACGACCAGGTCATCCTTCTGCGTGCAG GGTGGAATGAGCTTTTGATTGCATCGTTCTCCCATCGATCCATTCCTCTGAAGGATGGAGTTCTTCTGACGTCTGAGCTGCAGCGCGACAGTTTACACACTGCTGGAGTCGGAGCCATTTTTGACAG AGAGAGTGTGCAGAGTGCAGAAGTTGGTGCCATATTTGACag GGTTCTGACTGAGCTCGTCAATAAAATGAGAGATATGCAAATGGACAAAACAGAACTGGGCTGCCTCCGCGCTATCGTCCTGTTCAACCCAG ATGCCAAAGGTCTCTCTAACACAAGTGAGGTTGAGCTCCTTCGAGAAAAGGTCTATGCATCATTGGAATCTTACTGTAAACAGAAGTATCCAGAGCAGCAAGGAAG GTTTGCTAAACTCCTCCTCCGACTGCCAGCACTGCGATCCATCGGCTTGAAGTGCTTGGAGCACCtgtttttcttcaagctgatcGGTGACACACCCATTGACACTTTCCTCATGGAAATGCTTGAAGCCCCCCATCAGTTGTCTTAG
- the rxrbb gene encoding retinoic acid receptor RXR-beta-B isoform X1 translates to MSSQQPNSSASNSPTSILGSPFSVISPSLNSPGISPSLGFGPISSSQISSSGPISGMHSVSSSEDIKPPFGLRSMSHSPGIMTSQKRLCVICGDRSSGKHYGVYSCEGCKGFFKRTVRKDLSYTCRDNKECLVDKRQRNRCQYCRYQKCLAMGMKREAVQEERQRNREREGELDFGVGVNDEMPVEKILEAETAVEQKTELHSDGGSGGNSPHDAVSNMCQTADKQLFALVEWAKRIPHFSELPLDDQVILLRAGWNELLIASFSHRSIPLKDGVLLTSELQRDSLHTAGVGAIFDRESVQSAEVGAIFDRVLTELVNKMRDMQMDKTELGCLRAIVLFNPDAKGLSNTSEVELLREKVYASLESYCKQKYPEQQGRFAKLLLRLPALRSIGLKCLEHLFFFKLIGDTPIDTFLMEMLEAPHQLS, encoded by the exons ATGTCCTCACAGCAGCCCAACAGCTCAGCTTCCAACAGCCCTACCAGCATCTTGGGTTCTCCATTTTCAGTCATCAGCCCCTCTCTTAACTCGCCAGGGATCTCTCCCTCTTTGGGATTTGGACCCATCAGCAGCAGTCAG ATCTCTTCTTCAGGACCAATATCAGGGATGCATTCAGTCAGCAGCTCAGAAGATATCAAGCCTCCATTTGGCCTGAGGTCCATGTCACACAGCCCGGGAATAATGACATCTCAGAAACGACTGTGTGTGATCTGTGGAGACCGCTCCTCTG GAAAACATTACGGAGTGTACAGCTGTGAGGGTTGCAAAGGTTTTTTTAAGCGAACTGTGCGCAAAGACCTAAGCTACACCTGCAGGGACAACAAAGAGTGCCTGGTCGACAAACGCCAGCGCAATCGCTGCCAGTACTGCCGCTACCAGAAGTGCCTGGCCATGGGTATGAAGAGGGAAG CAGTCCAGGAGGAGCGCCAGAGGAACCGAGAGCGTGAGGGAGAGCTGGATTTTGGTGTTGGGGTGAATGACGAGATGCCTGTGGAGAAGATCTTGGAGGCAGAGACGGCTGTGGAGCAGAAGACTGAGCTTCACTCTGATGGAGGCTCCGGGGGAAACTCG CCCCATGATGCTGTTTCCAACATGTGTCAGACTGCAGACAAACAGTTGTTTGCTTTGGTGGAGTGGGCAAAGAGGATCCCTCATTTCTCTGAACTGCCCCTTGACGACCAGGTCATCCTTCTGCGTGCAG GGTGGAATGAGCTTTTGATTGCATCGTTCTCCCATCGATCCATTCCTCTGAAGGATGGAGTTCTTCTGACGTCTGAGCTGCAGCGCGACAGTTTACACACTGCTGGAGTCGGAGCCATTTTTGACAG AGAGAGTGTGCAGAGTGCAGAAGTTGGTGCCATATTTGACag GGTTCTGACTGAGCTCGTCAATAAAATGAGAGATATGCAAATGGACAAAACAGAACTGGGCTGCCTCCGCGCTATCGTCCTGTTCAACCCAG ATGCCAAAGGTCTCTCTAACACAAGTGAGGTTGAGCTCCTTCGAGAAAAGGTCTATGCATCATTGGAATCTTACTGTAAACAGAAGTATCCAGAGCAGCAAGGAAG GTTTGCTAAACTCCTCCTCCGACTGCCAGCACTGCGATCCATCGGCTTGAAGTGCTTGGAGCACCtgtttttcttcaagctgatcGGTGACACACCCATTGACACTTTCCTCATGGAAATGCTTGAAGCCCCCCATCAGTTGTCTTAG